TGCCTAGATCTCACACAAACTGACCGGATCTATCAGGCCGTTTATGAATGCAAGCCGGACGTGATCGTGAACGCGGCCGCCTACACAGCCGTTGATCAGGCAGAACGCGAACCAGAACTCGCCCACGCCATTAATGCGGAAGCGCCCACAACGCTGGCGGAGATTGCAAGCCGCATTGGCGCATCGCTGGTTCATGTCTCAACGGACTACGTGTTTGATGGGCAGTCCCACACGCCCTATCAGGAGGCTGCTTTGACCGGGCCCATTAGCGCCTATGGACGCTCCAAGCTGGCAGGGGAGATCGGCATTCGGCAGGCCTGCGATCGCCACATCATTCTCCGCACGTCCTGGGTCTACAGCACTTGGGGCAAGAGCAATTTTGTAAAAACCATGCTGCGGCTGGGGGGCGATCGCCCAGAGATTCGCGTAGTCGCGGATCAGGTAGGCGCTCCTACCTGGGCGGCAGACCTGGCCCAGGCGATCGCCATTTTGATATCGCGCTCTGGTGCGACTTCGGATCGGGTGCATCAGGGCTTGCCGAATGGGTTGCTGGTGCAGAGCAGTTCCCCTGTCAATGGCAGTTCCCAGGAATCGCTCTGGGGAACCTACCACTTTACGAATAGCGGCGTTGCAAGCTGGTACGACTTTTCGGTGGCCATTTTTGAAATTGCGAGTCAGCTTGGGTTTCCCCTCCAAGTGCAGCGGATTGTGCCAATTTCCACGGCGGAGTATCCTACGCCCGCGCAACGTCCTGCCTACTCGGTCTTGTCGCTCAAAAAAACCGCTGCGGCGCTGGGTGGCTATCCCCCCCACTGGCGGCAATCGTTGAAAAAGATGCTGGCTGAACTTTATACCCACTCCTATGAAAGCGCTTATTCTCTCCGGCGGTAAAGGAACGCGCCTGCGTCCACTCACCTACACTGGTGCAAAACAGTTGGTGCCCGTGGCCAACAAGCCCATTCTCTGGTACGGGATTGAGGCGATCGCCGCTGCGGGCATTACCGACATCGGCATCGTCATCAGCCCAGAAACGGGCGCAGAGGTAAGGGCGAAGACGGGCGACGGTAGCCGCTTCGGGGTCCGCATTACCTACATCCTCCAAGAACAGCCCGCCGGCCTGGCCCACGCGGTTAAGACAGCGCAGCCCTTTCTAGAAGCTTCACCGTTTGTCTTGTATCTGGGAGACAACCTAGTACAGGGGGAACTGGGCCTGTTTCTGGAATGCTTCCAAGCGAGGGGACTGGACGCATTGACCCTGCTGTGCAGCGTACCAAACCCCAGCGCTTTTGGGGTCGCTGAGGTCGATGAGCAAGGGCGCGTGCTGCGGCTGGTCGAGAAGCCCAAGCATCCCCCGTCTAACCTAGCGCTGGTGGGGATTTACTTCTTCTCGCCACGGATTCATGAGGCGATCGCCAGCATTCAGCCCTCTGCCCGGGGCGAACTGGAAATTACCGACGCAATTCAATTCTTAATCGATCAGCAAAAGCAGGTCGAAGCGCTGCAAATCCAGGGCTGGTGGCTGGATACCGGGAAAAAAGACGACCTGCTGGAGGCAAATCAGATTATCCTGGACGACTGCCTCTGTACGCAGCTAGAGGGCAACATCGACAACGCCAGCAAAATTAGCGGTCGTGTCCAGATTGCACCAGACTCTCAGGTGATTAACTGCACCATCCGCGGCCCGGTTGTAATCGGTCGGGATTGCTACCTGGAAAATTGCTTCATTGGCCCGTACAGCAGCATTGGCGATCGCGTCAAATTAGTCGATGCCGATTTAGAACACAGCGTTGTCTTGGAAGGCGCTGCGGTTGTTGGAATTCAC
The Thermoleptolyngbya sichuanensis A183 DNA segment above includes these coding regions:
- a CDS encoding glucose-1-phosphate thymidylyltransferase, with product MKALILSGGKGTRLRPLTYTGAKQLVPVANKPILWYGIEAIAAAGITDIGIVISPETGAEVRAKTGDGSRFGVRITYILQEQPAGLAHAVKTAQPFLEASPFVLYLGDNLVQGELGLFLECFQARGLDALTLLCSVPNPSAFGVAEVDEQGRVLRLVEKPKHPPSNLALVGIYFFSPRIHEAIASIQPSARGELEITDAIQFLIDQQKQVEALQIQGWWLDTGKKDDLLEANQIILDDCLCTQLEGNIDNASKISGRVQIAPDSQVINCTIRGPVVIGRDCYLENCFIGPYSSIGDRVKLVDADLEHSVVLEGAAVVGIHQRIVDSVIGQRVQIKAAPQRPKALRFMVGDDCHIELCQ
- the rfbD gene encoding dTDP-4-dehydrorhamnose reductase — its product is MTSILLIGAAGQLGQELQRKLPCIGTVKSLDRRCLDLTQTDRIYQAVYECKPDVIVNAAAYTAVDQAEREPELAHAINAEAPTTLAEIASRIGASLVHVSTDYVFDGQSHTPYQEAALTGPISAYGRSKLAGEIGIRQACDRHIILRTSWVYSTWGKSNFVKTMLRLGGDRPEIRVVADQVGAPTWAADLAQAIAILISRSGATSDRVHQGLPNGLLVQSSSPVNGSSQESLWGTYHFTNSGVASWYDFSVAIFEIASQLGFPLQVQRIVPISTAEYPTPAQRPAYSVLSLKKTAAALGGYPPHWRQSLKKMLAELYTHSYESAYSLRR